The Clostridium botulinum BKT015925 genome includes the window TATCTTTAGGTTGTTCAACTACACATATTATACTTTCATCTCTATTAGGATTAGAGCATATAGCACATGGATCACTATCCGTGTAATTGCCACATACAGAACAATATCTTATGGTTCCTCTTGCTTTTACTAGTGCATTTGCAAATTCTCGCACTTCGTCATTAGGTAAATTTAAAACATGCAATGTTAATCTTTGAGCCGTTTTATACCCTATACCAGGTAGTTTTGCAAACTCTTCTATTAATTTTTCTATAGCTACAGGATAGAAATCCAAATTATTCACCTCTAACCTAGAACATTCCAGGCATATTTAAACCACCTGTAAGCTTTTTCATTTCCTTATTTGTTTCTTCATCAGCTGTCTTTAAAACTTGATTACATGCTGCTAATATTAAATCTTGTAACATTTCAACATCATCTGGGTCAACAACATCTGGTTCAATATTTATGCTAATTATTTCTTTTTTTCCGTTAGCTTTAACAGTAACAGCACCACCGCCAGATGATGCTACAAATTCTTTTTCTTCAAGTTCTGATTGAACTTGTTGCATTTGTTGTTGCATCTTTTGTGCTTGTTTCATTAAGTTGTTTATATTCATTCCGCCACCCATTCCTGGGAATCCACCTCTTGCCATTATATTACCTCCTATATTAATTTATTATTTTATTATCTTTTTATTGTTCTTATCTTTATCATTTTATCATTTAGTAATTTATTCATCAATTATTTCTACTAAATCTTCTCCAAATGCTTCTTTTAATATTTCTTCAGGAGATTTCCTCTCCTCTTTTTTATCTACAATATATTTTATTCTAACCTTCTCTTTTAGTTCATGTGAAAATATTTCTTCTACTATTTTTCGGCTATCTTCTTTCTCTAGTCTTTTTATATTAAAAGCATATTGTTGTTCATATTTTATTGTTATAACTCCACCTGTGCATTCTGTTACATTTCCTGTTATTAGTGAAGCATAAAGTACCATATGTCTTTTTGCTTTAAAAACTTCTAATATATCTTTCCATGATTTTTTTACATCTTCAACAGTAATTTTAGAATCAGAATTTACTTCTATTACTTCTTCTTTTATATCTAATTTTTGCTTCTTTACTGTCGATGCTTTTACCATAGATTTATTTTCACTACACTTATCTCTAGTATTATTTTCTTTAGTGTTTATTGTTATATTTCCATCTTTTATTATGTTTTCTAGCTTATTTAGTCTAGATAATAAAACTTCTTTAGATGTATCATACTCTATTTTACACATTTTTATTATGGCCAGTTCTAAATATATTCTTCCTTGCTTACTCCATTTTGATTGCTCTTCACATTCCTGTAGGATTCTTATACATCTCATTATTTCTTCTATTCTTATTTTTGTAGATTGTTCTTTCAAAAAATTTATATTTTCTTCAGACATATCTAATACATCTTCAGGATTTTGACTTACCTTTACCATCATTAAATTTCTCATATGATGTATCATATCTTTTATAAATAGATTTATATCTTTTCCACCATACACTACATCATCTATAATCCTAATGGAATTTTCAACATCTTTATCTATAATAGCATTTGTAAGCTTTAATAAATTATCATTAGTGACAAGTCCTAACATATTTATTACTTGCTCATAATCTACTTTTCCATTTCCCATTGATATCGCCTGATCTAATATACTCAAGGCATCTCTCATAGCTCCATCTGACATTCTTGCTATAAGACTTAAACTTTTATTATCTGCAAAAATTCCCTGTTCTTTTGTAATTTTAATTAGCCTTTGAAGAATATCATCACTTTTTATTCTTTTAAAATCAAATCTTTGACATCTTGATAATATTGTTATAGGCAATTTCTGAGGATCTGTTGTTGCTAAAATAAATACTACGTTTTCTGGCGGTTCCTCTAATGTCTTTAAAAAAGCATTTACTGCTCCTTGAGTTAACATATGCGCCTCATCCATTATATAAACTTTATATTTTCCTTCTCTCGGAGGATATTTAACTTCTTCTATAAGATCTCTAATATCATCAACTTTATTGTGTGATGCTGCATCCATTTCAGATACATCTATTGCAAGTCCTGCATTTATTTTTTTGCACATATCACACTCATTACATGGCTCACCATCTTGTGGGTTCAAACAATTTACCGCCTTGGAAAATATTTTTGCAGTAGAAGTTTTTCCAGTACCTCTTGTGCCACAAAAAAGATATGCATGTGCTATTCTATTATTTTTCATCTGATTTTTTAATGTTAATGTTATATGCTCCTGACCCACAACTTCTTCAAAAGTTCTTGGTCTCCATTCTCTATATAAAGCAGTATACCCCATTGTAACACCTCTTATCTTTTTTATAATTCCTTGTTTTTCCCAGGCCTTTAATAATTATTATACCATAATAATTAACTTTGAATAAATTTTTGTATAAAAAAAAAGACGCTCTTAAAGCGTCATAATATCCTTATGTAAAGTCGTGCACCTTGCGTCGACAGTAAAATAAAAGCGTTACTTATATAGTTAACTCAAGTTAGGTTTGCCTACGGCACATAAAAGTCCTCACTTACCGCTGCTTCCTTCCGGACCTGACGGAGTTCATGAGTTTTTATTGCGTAGGGCCCAACTCTCAACGCCACTTACATAAGCCAGACCTTCCATTTTAAAGCCTCTACAAGGAATTCAACCCTGCTATAGCGGATTGCAGGTACAGGACACCGCTAACTTCCCGTCTAGCACGACTACTGGCGGAGAAAGAGGGATTCGAACCCTCGGTAGAGTTTCCCCTACACACGCGTTCCAGGCGTGCTCCTTCAACCTCTCGGACATCTCTCCATAATACATTATTATATTAAGCAAAGACTATTATACTATTTATCTAAGTTTATTTCAATAGAAATACTTATATTTAATGCTAATACTTAATATATATATCTTATTCTATGCCTATTTTATTTTTATAAGTTCATTATTTCTTAACTTAACTACAGCATTTATATCATCTTTATATTTTTTTAATTCTTTTTTTCCATTTTCACTAATACCATTTATATTTGAAATCTTCATTTTGTCATCTTTATTTTCTATTTCCGAAGTATTTGTATCTTGTGATATCATTGCTTGTATTACAGTATCTCTTCTAGATTCTATTGCCTTTAGTTTATTATCATAATCTTCAAATATCTTCTTTAATGCATTTTTATTATTTTCATACTTTTTATTCTCAGTTTGTGATAATTTTTTAAATTCTTCTTTTATAGCTTCTTCTTTTTTTTGTTTTTCCGAAGTATTATTACTTTTATCTTTAATTTTTTTTAGGCCTTTTGTATTTCTCTGCATTGCAATTTTAAACTTTTCTTGAAGCATAATGTCGGTTGAACTTTTTTTTATATCTATTTTTTCTTTATAGGCCTTTTTCAAAATATCATTATCATCTTTTATTCTCTTTTCAAAATCTGTTAACTCTTTTATTTTTTCTGGATTTATCCCATTATTTTTTACAATAGAAGAAGAACCACTAGTACTATTATATGTATTTGAACTAGATTTATTATTTTCTATTTTCTTTCTAACATTATCAAAATCTTTATTCTTTTGATTTTCTTTGCTACTGCATGCACTTAAAACTATTGTAGCCATTACTATCGCCAACAATAAGTAAATTTTTTTCTTCATTGTTTTACCCTCTTGTTAAAATTTATATTGGCAGAGAGAGAGGGATTTGAACCCTCGGTAGAAGACATTCTCCTACGATTGATTTCGAGTCAATTGCTTTAAGCCGCTCAGCCATCTCTCCATTGTAAAATATTTCATAATATATATTATTATATCACAATATTCCTTAATTTATATATCGTAGTAATTTTTATTTTCTTCTGTTTTTAAAAAAATTTGTTAGTATTTCACTACATTCTTTATCATATATCCAAGTTACATCAACCATAGTATTTAAATACCTGTTTTGTGCTAAATCCACAACTGAACCACAACAACCTGCTACAGGATCAAATGTACCTATATATATTTTTTTTATTCTTGATTGAATAATTGCACCAGTACACATCGGACAAGGCTCCAAAGTAACATACATTTCACACTCTGAAAGTCTCCAATTTCCTAATATTCCACAAGCTTTTTTTATTGCTAAAATTTCAGCATGTGCAGTTGGATCTTTCAACGTTTCTCTTAAATTATGAGCTGATGCTATAACTTTACCATTCTTAACTATTACAGCACCCACAGGAACTTCCTCTTTATTTTTAGCTATTTCAGCCTCTTTTAAAGCAAGCTTCATAAATTCTTCTTCCATATATACTCCTTTAATTAACTATTTTTTTATATTAAAAAACTGCAACAATATAATTGTTGCAGTTTTGGTACACCCGAAGGGAATCGAACCCCCGGCCTTCCCCTTAGGAGGGGGACGCTCTATCCTACTGAGCTACGGATGCTTATAATATTTTACTATAATATTTTAGTTCAGTTTTCATTTAATGTCAACCTTATAAATATATACTACTTATATTATTGTATATATTTATATTTTTTTATCATACTTACTATATAAACATATTTTAAGAGGTGATATTTTTGAAAAATTCATATATATATTGGAAATCAATGGATGACAATGTGATATTATGCCCTTTTTCTATAAGTCACATTGTTTGTATAACAATTATATTCACTTTATGCTTTCTTATTTATTTTTATAGAACTACTTTAAAAAAAACATCTAACGAAAAACTTGTATCTCATCTTATTGCTTTTATTTTAATCCTTCATCAAATCTCTATTTATACATGGTATATCATCAATGATAAATTAACTTTAAAAGAATGTCTACCACTATATCCTTGTAGAATTTCTCTAATATTATGTATCATAATTATGTATAATAAGTCTAAAAAAATTTTTGACTTATTATACTTTTGGGGAATTGGTGGTGCAACTACAGCTTTAGTATTTCACGATAATTCACTTTACCCCTTTCCTCATTATATGTTCATTCAATTTTTTATATCACATGGTGGAATTTTAATTTCTGTACTTTTTATGATGTTTATTCATAATTAT containing:
- a CDS encoding YbaB/EbfC family nucleoid-associated protein; the protein is MARGGFPGMGGGMNINNLMKQAQKMQQQMQQVQSELEEKEFVASSGGGAVTVKANGKKEIISINIEPDVVDPDDVEMLQDLILAACNQVLKTADEETNKEMKKLTGGLNMPGMF
- the dnaX gene encoding DNA polymerase III subunit gamma/tau — encoded protein: MGYTALYREWRPRTFEEVVGQEHITLTLKNQMKNNRIAHAYLFCGTRGTGKTSTAKIFSKAVNCLNPQDGEPCNECDMCKKINAGLAIDVSEMDAASHNKVDDIRDLIEEVKYPPREGKYKVYIMDEAHMLTQGAVNAFLKTLEEPPENVVFILATTDPQKLPITILSRCQRFDFKRIKSDDILQRLIKITKEQGIFADNKSLSLIARMSDGAMRDALSILDQAISMGNGKVDYEQVINMLGLVTNDNLLKLTNAIIDKDVENSIRIIDDVVYGGKDINLFIKDMIHHMRNLMMVKVSQNPEDVLDMSEENINFLKEQSTKIRIEEIMRCIRILQECEEQSKWSKQGRIYLELAIIKMCKIEYDTSKEVLLSRLNKLENIIKDGNITINTKENNTRDKCSENKSMVKASTVKKQKLDIKEEVIEVNSDSKITVEDVKKSWKDILEVFKAKRHMVLYASLITGNVTECTGGVITIKYEQQYAFNIKRLEKEDSRKIVEEIFSHELKEKVRIKYIVDKKEERKSPEEILKEAFGEDLVEIIDE
- a CDS encoding nucleoside deaminase gives rise to the protein MEEEFMKLALKEAEIAKNKEEVPVGAVIVKNGKVIASAHNLRETLKDPTAHAEILAIKKACGILGNWRLSECEMYVTLEPCPMCTGAIIQSRIKKIYIGTFDPVAGCCGSVVDLAQNRYLNTMVDVTWIYDKECSEILTNFFKNRRK
- a CDS encoding TIGR02206 family membrane protein; protein product: MDDNVILCPFSISHIVCITIIFTLCFLIYFYRTTLKKTSNEKLVSHLIAFILILHQISIYTWYIINDKLTLKECLPLYPCRISLILCIIIMYNKSKKIFDLLYFWGIGGATTALVFHDNSLYPFPHYMFIQFFISHGGILISVLFMMFIHNYYPNLNSLKKTFKWTIIYFFITIPTNYIVDSNYCYLRENRNLQIFKYTQNSIIVSLCTITSFFLLFYLLYLPYKNKISS